Proteins encoded in a region of the Synechococcus sp. UW179A genome:
- a CDS encoding cytochrome c oxidase subunit II, with product MTSTRQSPKKGLPLRLLAVILVSAALDAALSFQVSRWAYGWLPVPASTAAPYVDNLFSLEVGIGCFVFVGCVGFIIWSLLFSRAEKYDESDGLPIEGNPKLEITWTVIPFVIVMSLAFYSIHVNEKLASLGPKQKYDVALNQSPDAVATLDARRDIGPIEVISRQWSWEFVYPDGVRSSELHLPLNQRANFLLISEDVLHSFYIPAFRLKQDIIPGSVISYSITPTREGRFRLRDAMFSGAYFSNNQTDVIVESEEAYDSWLTKTAKRPLVQGLSPGTPLYEKRLKDGDRGWATVPPAPPPMVNDPGNPEAPHDA from the coding sequence ATGACATCGACTCGCCAGAGTCCAAAAAAAGGCCTTCCGCTCAGGCTGCTAGCCGTGATCCTGGTTTCTGCAGCGCTGGATGCGGCGTTGAGCTTCCAGGTGTCGCGTTGGGCCTATGGCTGGCTTCCAGTGCCAGCATCCACGGCTGCGCCGTATGTCGATAATCTCTTCAGCCTCGAGGTCGGAATCGGCTGCTTCGTCTTCGTCGGCTGTGTGGGTTTCATTATCTGGTCGTTGTTATTTAGTCGCGCTGAGAAGTACGACGAGAGTGATGGGCTTCCGATTGAAGGCAACCCCAAACTTGAAATCACCTGGACGGTGATCCCCTTTGTCATTGTCATGTCGCTGGCCTTCTATTCGATCCATGTGAACGAAAAGCTTGCCTCGCTCGGGCCCAAGCAGAAGTACGACGTAGCTCTCAATCAGTCTCCCGATGCTGTCGCCACCCTGGACGCTCGTCGAGACATCGGACCGATCGAAGTGATATCCAGGCAATGGTCGTGGGAATTCGTCTACCCCGATGGTGTGCGCAGTTCGGAACTGCATCTACCACTCAATCAGCGAGCCAACTTCCTGTTGATCTCCGAAGACGTTCTTCACAGCTTCTACATCCCTGCATTTCGCCTCAAGCAGGACATCATTCCAGGAAGCGTGATCTCCTACAGCATCACGCCGACCCGTGAAGGTCGCTTCCGACTCCGCGACGCCATGTTCAGCGGCGCTTACTTCTCCAACAACCAGACCGACGTGATTGTCGAGTCGGAAGAGGCGTACGACTCCTGGCTGACCAAGACAGCCAAGCGCCCACTCGTCCAGGGCCTCAGCCCAGGCACCCCTCTCTACGAAAAACGTCTCAAGGACGGCGACCGTGGATGGGCCACCGTTCCCCCTGCCCCT
- a CDS encoding DUF2231 domain-containing protein — MNATIPLPMMAIPSPINEIVDQLGANDLPYTIPIHPNLVHFTIGLFAIGIAFDFAGAFYPLEKRVFRFLALPVTRTGFHDVGWYNVLACSVITFFTVAAGFFEMLLAVPLPGIHSVIGQNAIDTMLWHAIGGVALLLIIVAMTIWRGYLRFVWRKDLGRQVTWLYLACGAVILLVMGIHGSLGAWLASEFGVHITADQLLAAGADLKEALP; from the coding sequence ATGAACGCCACGATCCCGTTGCCAATGATGGCGATTCCGTCTCCCATCAACGAGATCGTCGATCAGCTCGGCGCCAACGATCTCCCCTACACCATTCCGATTCACCCGAACCTGGTTCATTTCACGATCGGCTTGTTTGCGATCGGAATCGCGTTCGATTTCGCAGGTGCGTTCTATCCCCTGGAAAAACGCGTGTTCCGTTTCCTGGCACTGCCAGTGACACGAACCGGTTTCCATGACGTGGGTTGGTACAACGTGCTGGCCTGCAGCGTGATCACCTTTTTCACGGTGGCCGCAGGCTTCTTTGAAATGCTTCTGGCCGTGCCACTGCCAGGCATTCATAGCGTCATTGGCCAGAACGCCATCGACACCATGCTCTGGCACGCCATCGGAGGGGTGGCACTGCTGCTGATCATCGTGGCGATGACCATCTGGCGCGGATACCTGCGTTTCGTCTGGCGCAAGGACCTTGGTCGCCAGGTGACCTGGCTTTATCTCGCCTGTGGGGCGGTCATCCTTTTGGTGATGGGTATTCATGGAAGCCTTGGTGCCTGGCTCGCCAGTGAATTTGGTGTGCACATCACGGCGGATCAGTTGCTGGCAGCTGGAGCCGATCTCAAGGAGGCACTGCCATGA
- a CDS encoding DUF2231 domain-containing protein, translating into MLELLPPLNDKNLPWLDVIHPIIVHFVIAMALITVVFDLFGVITRKRNLFEVSFWNLVVATVSIFVAIIFGQIEAGLASPYGAARDILNYHSTIGWSLAGVLGLFTGCRYVVRQKDPTRLPAGFLVIDGVLATLVFCQVYLGDMLVWVYGLHTVPVVDAIRSGAVS; encoded by the coding sequence ATGCTCGAGCTGCTTCCACCTCTCAACGATAAAAATCTGCCCTGGCTGGATGTCATCCATCCAATCATCGTTCATTTCGTGATCGCGATGGCGCTGATCACAGTTGTGTTCGATTTATTTGGTGTGATTACACGAAAGCGCAACCTCTTCGAGGTGAGCTTTTGGAATCTGGTGGTGGCCACAGTCTCCATCTTTGTGGCCATCATCTTCGGTCAGATCGAAGCAGGTCTGGCCAGTCCCTACGGAGCAGCACGCGACATCCTCAACTACCACAGCACGATCGGTTGGTCACTGGCTGGTGTGCTCGGGTTGTTCACTGGATGTCGCTACGTCGTCAGACAGAAGGATCCCACTCGTCTGCCAGCAGGATTTCTGGTCATTGATGGCGTGCTCGCCACGCTGGTGTTCTGCCAGGTTTACCTGGGCGACATGCTCGTTTGGGTTTACGGGCTTCACACCGTGCCAGTGGTCGACGCCATCCGCAGTGGAGCGGTGTCATGA
- a CDS encoding calcium/sodium antiporter gives MPDFLTSALEVLIGIGLLFAGGEVFVQGAVTLSLIFGIPQLVIGLTVVSFGTSAPELFVSISSVLRGLDSLAVSNVVGSNIFNVMVVLGSSAVVMPLRVESRLVRRDVPVMIAVSAAVWGMASAGRVTWQSGVALLLALLINSIWEIRTAREEPAGVEGAEPDVNPDQGKRGILKAVMSLLLGVLLLVVGSRVLVSGASGAAAYLGVSEAVIGLTIVSAGTSMPELITSLVAAIKGRTDLAIGNVVGSNLLNQLLVLGASSLAAAGAGGLQVSPLLIQRDMPVMVLTALACMPIFWTKGQITRLEGGILLALYVFYVVDQVLPRTLPNWQDEFRLVMLCVVVPAVIVVIVVQAGLYWRQLQRKRIKEPNELS, from the coding sequence ATGCCTGACTTTTTGACATCCGCCCTGGAGGTCCTCATCGGGATCGGCCTGTTGTTTGCAGGAGGCGAAGTCTTCGTCCAGGGGGCGGTGACGCTGTCGTTGATCTTCGGAATCCCTCAACTGGTGATCGGATTGACGGTGGTGTCTTTCGGAACCAGTGCTCCGGAGTTGTTCGTCAGCATCAGTTCCGTTCTACGTGGCTTGGATTCCCTGGCGGTGAGCAACGTGGTGGGCAGCAACATCTTCAATGTGATGGTGGTGCTTGGCAGCAGTGCTGTAGTGATGCCACTGCGCGTCGAAAGCCGCCTCGTCCGCAGGGATGTTCCTGTGATGATCGCGGTTTCTGCGGCGGTCTGGGGCATGGCCTCAGCGGGGAGGGTGACCTGGCAGTCGGGGGTGGCACTGCTGCTAGCCCTACTGATCAATTCAATCTGGGAAATCCGCACAGCCCGTGAGGAGCCAGCCGGCGTTGAAGGGGCCGAACCCGACGTGAACCCCGACCAGGGCAAGCGCGGCATCCTGAAAGCAGTGATGTCTCTGCTGCTCGGTGTGTTGCTGCTGGTTGTGGGATCGCGAGTTCTCGTCAGCGGTGCCAGCGGAGCCGCTGCTTATCTAGGCGTGAGTGAGGCTGTGATCGGACTCACGATCGTGTCCGCCGGCACCTCGATGCCGGAACTGATCACCTCGCTGGTGGCTGCAATCAAGGGGCGAACCGATCTGGCGATTGGCAATGTTGTTGGCAGCAACCTGCTGAACCAGCTGCTCGTGCTGGGCGCCAGTTCACTAGCAGCTGCTGGAGCCGGTGGTCTGCAGGTGAGTCCCCTGCTGATTCAACGCGACATGCCTGTGATGGTGCTGACCGCACTGGCCTGCATGCCGATCTTCTGGACCAAAGGGCAGATCACCCGACTGGAGGGTGGAATCCTGCTAGCCCTGTATGTGTTTTATGTGGTGGATCAGGTGCTGCCACGCACTCTGCCCAACTGGCAGGACGAATTCCGACTGGTGATGCTCTGCGTTGTGGTTCCAGCTGTGATTGTCGTGATTGTTGTTCAGGCTGGGCTGTACTGGCGACAACTACAACGCAAGCGGATCAAAGAGCCCAACGAGCTGAGCTGA
- a CDS encoding SulP family inorganic anion transporter, whose protein sequence is MFLNHISTRNVRGDVFGGVTAAVVALPMALAFGVASGAGAAAGLWGAVIIGLVASLFGGTPTLISEPTGPMTVVFTAVILSFTSQIPDRGTALAMAFTVVVLAGVFQILFGFFRLGRYITMMPYTVISGFMSGIGVILVILQLAPFLGQSSPPGGVIGTLSALPQLISGIQPLELGLAVITLLILWFTPEQLKRFCPPQLLALVVGTVLSLTLFGDIELRRIPEFTAEFPSFNPPTFSGDQIRLMVVNGAVLGMLGCIDALLTSVVADSLTRTEHDSNKELIGQGLGNVMSGLFGGLPGAGATMGTVVNIQAGGRSALSGIVRALILMLVILLAAPLAAQIPLAVLAGIALKVGFDIIDWSFLQRAHHLSIKAACITYGVIALTVLVDLIWAVFIGVFVANVLTIERMTALQARGVKTISTTDDDVELPQDQQALLDQAAGRLLLFQLTGPMIFGVAKTISREHNAIEDCEAVLFDLTEVSHLGVTASLALENAIKEAVEVGRSVYLVVMNGSTRNRLEKLKLLELLPENHVSEDREEILRRAVGELPVLQEV, encoded by the coding sequence GTGTTCCTGAATCACATCAGCACACGCAACGTCCGCGGGGATGTTTTCGGTGGTGTAACGGCAGCCGTCGTGGCATTGCCGATGGCCCTTGCTTTTGGTGTGGCCTCCGGTGCTGGAGCCGCTGCAGGGCTGTGGGGTGCTGTGATCATTGGCCTGGTGGCATCGCTTTTTGGTGGCACTCCCACGCTGATATCCGAGCCAACCGGTCCCATGACGGTGGTGTTCACCGCCGTGATTCTCAGTTTCACAAGCCAGATTCCCGACAGGGGCACTGCACTAGCGATGGCCTTCACCGTTGTGGTGCTGGCAGGCGTTTTTCAGATTCTGTTCGGTTTCTTCCGTCTGGGCCGATACATCACGATGATGCCCTACACGGTGATCTCGGGCTTCATGTCTGGGATCGGTGTGATTCTGGTCATTCTGCAGCTAGCTCCTTTCCTGGGACAAAGCAGTCCTCCCGGTGGCGTGATTGGGACGCTGAGCGCTCTGCCGCAACTGATCTCGGGCATTCAGCCTCTTGAGCTAGGGCTGGCGGTGATCACTTTGTTGATCCTTTGGTTCACACCCGAGCAGTTGAAGCGGTTCTGTCCTCCTCAATTGCTGGCACTCGTGGTGGGAACTGTGTTGTCGCTCACTCTCTTTGGTGACATTGAACTGCGCAGGATTCCCGAATTCACAGCCGAATTTCCCAGTTTCAATCCCCCGACCTTTTCGGGTGATCAGATCCGTTTGATGGTGGTGAATGGTGCCGTGCTCGGCATGCTGGGATGCATCGATGCCCTGCTCACGTCGGTGGTAGCTGACAGCCTGACTCGCACCGAGCACGATTCCAACAAGGAACTGATTGGCCAAGGCCTCGGCAATGTGATGTCGGGTCTGTTCGGAGGACTGCCAGGAGCGGGCGCCACCATGGGAACCGTGGTCAATATTCAGGCTGGGGGGCGCTCGGCCCTGTCAGGCATCGTCCGGGCCCTGATCCTGATGCTGGTGATTTTGCTGGCAGCGCCGCTGGCAGCACAGATTCCTCTGGCGGTGCTGGCAGGAATCGCTTTGAAGGTGGGCTTTGACATTATTGATTGGAGCTTCCTTCAGCGCGCGCATCACCTTTCGATCAAAGCGGCATGCATCACCTATGGAGTGATTGCGCTCACAGTGCTGGTTGACCTGATCTGGGCAGTATTTATCGGCGTTTTCGTAGCCAATGTGCTCACTATCGAACGGATGACAGCCCTGCAGGCCAGGGGTGTGAAAACCATTAGCACCACAGATGATGACGTTGAATTACCTCAGGATCAGCAAGCACTGCTAGATCAGGCGGCGGGACGTCTGCTGCTGTTCCAGCTCACCGGTCCGATGATTTTCGGTGTGGCCAAGACCATTAGCCGCGAACACAATGCCATCGAAGACTGTGAAGCCGTTCTGTTCGACCTGACCGAGGTCTCCCATCTCGGAGTAACTGCATCACTAGCCCTTGAAAACGCCATCAAGGAAGCTGTTGAAGTGGGCCGCTCTGTTTATCTGGTTGTGATGAACGGCTCAACACGCAATCGCCTCGAAAAGCTCAAGCTGCTTGAGCTTCTGCCCGAGAATCATGTGAGCGAAGATCGGGAAGAGATTCTTCGTCGTGCTGTGGGGGAGCTCCCCGTGCTTCAGGAGGTCTGA
- the pyrC gene encoding dihydroorotase, producing the protein MAEVPTSLVLRRPDDWHVHLRDGAMLRAVLPATARTFARAIVMPNLRPPVTSVDAAEAYRSRILEALPEGISFEPLMTAYLTDDLDPDELARGFAQDVFRAAKLYPANATTNSAAGVSDLSKISSVLTCMEAIDMPLLIHGEVTDPDVDVFDREALFIERHLKPLRQRHPQLRIVLEHITTEESATYIREAYQSGDDRIAATITPHHLHLNRNAMFMGGLRSDFYCLPVVKRECHRRALVKAATSGLPCFFLGTDSAPHPRSGKESACGCAGIFNALHALESYAAVFEQASALDQLEGFASEHGPRFYGLPLNADTVTLVRRQQSVPARLTPPRFACLGDDALPDSEWPLLFHAGEALEWTAEFH; encoded by the coding sequence TTGGCGGAGGTTCCAACGTCCCTGGTGCTTCGCCGTCCGGATGACTGGCATGTGCACCTCAGGGATGGAGCCATGCTTCGGGCTGTGCTGCCTGCCACAGCCAGAACCTTTGCCCGGGCCATCGTGATGCCCAACCTGCGCCCACCGGTGACATCGGTGGATGCAGCTGAGGCCTACCGCAGCAGGATTCTGGAGGCCCTTCCTGAGGGGATCAGCTTCGAGCCGCTGATGACGGCTTATCTCACGGACGATCTCGATCCTGATGAGCTGGCGAGGGGATTCGCTCAGGATGTGTTCCGAGCGGCCAAGCTCTATCCCGCCAATGCAACCACCAATTCAGCAGCCGGTGTCAGTGATCTGTCCAAGATCTCATCGGTGCTGACCTGCATGGAGGCCATCGACATGCCCCTGCTGATTCACGGTGAGGTCACGGACCCTGATGTTGATGTCTTCGACCGTGAAGCCCTGTTCATCGAACGGCATCTGAAACCATTGCGCCAGCGCCATCCTCAGTTGCGGATCGTGCTGGAGCACATCACCACTGAGGAGTCGGCGACCTACATCCGAGAGGCTTATCAGAGTGGTGATGACCGCATCGCCGCCACAATCACTCCGCATCATCTGCATCTCAACCGCAACGCCATGTTCATGGGCGGGCTGCGCAGTGACTTTTATTGTCTTCCGGTGGTGAAGCGGGAATGCCATCGAAGGGCGTTGGTGAAGGCCGCGACCAGTGGTCTGCCCTGCTTCTTCCTCGGCACGGATTCCGCCCCCCACCCTCGCTCCGGCAAGGAGTCCGCCTGTGGGTGTGCAGGCATCTTCAATGCGCTTCATGCATTGGAGAGTTACGCCGCTGTCTTTGAACAGGCAAGCGCGCTCGACCAGCTCGAGGGCTTTGCCAGCGAGCATGGTCCGCGCTTTTACGGCCTGCCTCTCAACGCCGATACCGTCACGCTGGTTCGACGGCAGCAATCCGTGCCTGCGCGCCTTACTCCACCGAGATTTGCTTGCCTCGGGGATGACGCTCTACCCGACAGTGAGTGGCCTCTTCTTTTCCATGCGGGAGAAGCACTGGAATGGACTGCCGAGTTTCATTGA
- a CDS encoding DMT family transporter yields the protein MRRSILTGTIFIILAFLANTTQSVFGKYVDKSLSVEMFSFGTFLVAFILLLPIILFRKGRDLPTEQGRYHLLRAVTGITGFLLFIAAAQLTTLVDTNVLVNTTPIFIPILALLFLHQHIPRAVWIAIIIGFVGVVVIVRPDASIFSNPGNLVALGAGLVTAIEFLAVNHLDKTESPLTQLFYFLLCGVVVLGLISIGKFNSAPEWAYWMMLGTGLCLLAFQFLLIKAYQFAKPHEIGAFQYISVVFAAIYGVVLFKETIQLETIVGAILVCVGGVISITGSTSKSLPKTVS from the coding sequence ATGCGACGATCAATTCTCACTGGAACTATTTTTATTATTCTTGCTTTTCTTGCAAACACTACACAGAGTGTCTTTGGCAAATACGTTGACAAAAGCCTGTCGGTTGAGATGTTCTCATTTGGCACATTCCTGGTCGCATTCATTCTTCTTCTACCCATAATTTTATTTCGAAAAGGTAGAGACCTCCCAACGGAACAAGGTCGCTATCACCTGCTCAGAGCCGTTACAGGCATTACAGGATTCCTGCTCTTCATTGCAGCAGCCCAGCTCACCACACTTGTAGATACGAATGTTCTGGTTAACACCACTCCGATTTTTATTCCGATCCTGGCACTGCTCTTCCTCCACCAGCACATACCCCGAGCGGTATGGATCGCCATCATCATCGGTTTCGTTGGCGTTGTTGTGATCGTGAGGCCCGATGCCAGCATTTTTTCCAATCCGGGGAACCTCGTCGCCCTGGGAGCAGGCCTGGTGACAGCTATTGAATTTTTGGCAGTCAATCACCTGGACAAAACGGAATCACCTCTGACCCAGTTGTTCTATTTCCTGCTATGTGGAGTAGTCGTTCTCGGGCTGATCTCGATCGGAAAATTCAACTCTGCACCAGAGTGGGCTTATTGGATGATGCTCGGGACAGGGCTCTGTCTACTGGCATTCCAGTTCCTTTTGATCAAGGCCTATCAATTCGCAAAGCCACACGAGATTGGAGCTTTCCAGTACATCTCGGTTGTATTCGCTGCAATCTACGGAGTCGTTCTTTTCAAAGAAACGATTCAGCTCGAAACCATCGTCGGCGCGATCCTTGTCTGCGTCGGTGGAGTCATCAGCATCACCGGCTCAACAAGCAAGTCCCTCCCGAAGACCGTGTCCTGA
- a CDS encoding glucose 1-dehydrogenase, whose translation MTSLCLRDKVIVVTGGNSGIGKAIVEAIGSLGAKVVIDYRSHPDRTEELVEEIGELGGQAIGVQADVGKLDDLQRLIDTAVKTFGKVDVMVNNAGIETRTSILTTTPDDFDKVLNVNLRGVFFATQYAAKQMIAQGSGGRIINISSVHEDWPMPDNTPYCVAKGGVRMLTRTAGVELAGKGVSIVNVGPGAVATPINDSTMNNPELLAKLDAAIPIGRMAEPNEIASVVAFLASDGASYMTATSVFADGGIMMSSPGL comes from the coding sequence ATGACATCCCTCTGTCTGCGTGACAAGGTGATCGTCGTAACCGGAGGCAATTCCGGCATCGGCAAAGCGATCGTGGAAGCAATTGGCTCCCTGGGCGCCAAGGTGGTGATCGATTACCGCTCCCACCCTGATCGCACTGAAGAGTTGGTCGAGGAAATCGGTGAGCTGGGCGGCCAGGCGATTGGCGTGCAGGCTGATGTTGGAAAACTGGATGATCTTCAGCGCCTCATCGATACAGCGGTGAAGACCTTCGGGAAGGTTGATGTGATGGTGAACAACGCAGGCATCGAGACCCGCACCTCGATCCTCACCACAACTCCCGATGACTTCGACAAAGTGCTGAATGTGAATCTGCGTGGCGTGTTCTTTGCAACGCAATACGCCGCAAAGCAGATGATCGCGCAGGGAAGCGGTGGGCGCATCATCAATATCTCCTCAGTGCATGAAGACTGGCCCATGCCTGACAACACGCCCTATTGCGTCGCCAAGGGAGGCGTCCGCATGCTCACCCGTACAGCAGGAGTTGAACTAGCGGGGAAAGGCGTCTCGATTGTGAATGTGGGTCCTGGAGCAGTGGCAACACCAATCAACGACTCCACCATGAACAATCCCGAATTGCTCGCCAAACTCGATGCCGCCATCCCCATTGGTCGGATGGCGGAGCCCAATGAAATCGCGTCTGTAGTGGCATTCCTCGCGAGTGACGGTGCCAGCTACATGACGGCAACCAGCGTGTTCGCAGACGGCGGCATCATGATGAGCAGCCCTGGACTCTGA
- a CDS encoding VOC family protein produces the protein MTDIHHEAPSIEGVAFSLPKPGSLDPLLDVLGVTDEGQSQLAGDTLQRRFGLAEGRAVIRHYKLGCEKLDYVSFELVDPNSQVDPGPSNTLWFQHVAIVVSDMNRAAERLMPHVVPISESPQWLPNGVAAWKFRNAAGHAMELLWFPPDQGHPRWHQPEPKLFQGLDHSAIAISDSDRSLAFYGVELGLELRYATLNRGVEQERLDALVNARVAIHGVSGSSPCGVEFLRYLNPPPQQPTAASLKPQDALYAQILMHAPGAGTGRLQCDPDGHRIWIHS, from the coding sequence ATGACTGACATTCATCACGAAGCACCTTCCATCGAAGGAGTGGCCTTCTCGCTGCCCAAGCCCGGCAGTCTTGATCCACTCTTGGACGTGCTGGGTGTGACAGACGAAGGTCAGTCTCAGTTGGCCGGAGACACTCTGCAACGCCGTTTCGGACTCGCCGAGGGCAGAGCTGTGATACGGCATTACAAACTGGGTTGTGAAAAGCTCGACTATGTCTCCTTTGAGTTAGTCGATCCAAATTCCCAAGTCGATCCGGGACCGTCCAACACCCTCTGGTTTCAGCATGTGGCCATTGTGGTGAGCGATATGAATCGTGCTGCGGAGCGGTTGATGCCCCACGTCGTTCCGATTTCTGAGTCACCGCAGTGGTTGCCGAACGGTGTTGCAGCATGGAAGTTCCGCAACGCTGCTGGTCATGCCATGGAGCTGCTGTGGTTCCCGCCGGATCAGGGACATCCGCGCTGGCATCAGCCTGAGCCGAAATTGTTTCAGGGGCTTGATCACAGTGCCATTGCGATCAGCGACAGTGATCGGAGCCTGGCTTTCTATGGTGTTGAGCTTGGCTTGGAACTGCGCTACGCCACGCTGAATAGAGGCGTTGAACAGGAACGTTTGGACGCTCTCGTTAATGCCAGGGTTGCGATTCATGGTGTGAGTGGATCATCACCCTGTGGTGTGGAGTTTTTGCGTTATCTCAATCCACCACCGCAGCAACCCACCGCCGCTTCATTGAAACCGCAGGATGCGCTGTATGCGCAAATCCTGATGCATGCTCCTGGAGCTGGCACCGGTCGCCTGCAATGCGATCCAGATGGCCACAGGATCTGGATCCACTCTTAA
- a CDS encoding DoxX family protein, translated as MDLISLIAPPSPDGLAAGGLLILRLFTGFVFIRHGWPKLTNLGIWANAMKTPAWLCFLSAFSMWAGGIALIFGVLTPLAAVAIAVSMLYAMVLEISNGFPFIAPDPFQIPDGDYAGPMGTGEPPSWEKAAMYVVMCLVLITAGGGPYSLDLILIAPRLQTLLG; from the coding sequence GTGGACCTCATTTCCCTGATTGCTCCCCCGTCACCCGACGGATTGGCCGCTGGAGGGCTACTCATCCTGAGGCTGTTTACCGGTTTTGTTTTCATCCGCCATGGCTGGCCCAAGTTGACCAACCTTGGGATTTGGGCCAATGCCATGAAAACACCGGCCTGGCTTTGTTTCCTTTCTGCCTTTTCGATGTGGGCGGGGGGAATTGCTTTGATCTTCGGCGTGCTGACGCCGCTCGCCGCAGTGGCCATTGCCGTGTCGATGCTCTACGCCATGGTGCTGGAGATCAGCAATGGCTTTCCCTTCATTGCCCCAGACCCATTCCAGATTCCTGATGGTGACTATGCCGGCCCGATGGGAACAGGAGAACCCCCGAGTTGGGAGAAAGCTGCTATGTACGTGGTGATGTGTCTAGTGCTCATCACCGCGGGTGGCGGACCTTACAGCTTGGATTTGATCTTGATTGCTCCTCGCTTACAGACATTGCTGGGCTGA
- a CDS encoding GMC oxidoreductase, translating into MDHVTLAANRHTPIEPNADHFDVVIIGSGAGGGSLARALASSGYSILILERGGWLPREPQNWDPAEVFQKDRYVSTDHWLDKHGKSFQPGSHYFVGGASKMYGAAHFRLRERDFESVIHVDGESPEWPVKYDVFEPYYRKAEEWYHVHGLRGEDPTEPPASSSYPYAPISHEPRMQKLVNDLRSAGLHPFHAPTGVALNEVNPAFSDCVRCNRCDGFPCLVHAKGDAEVMGVRPALDHDNVMLLTEAEVLRLNTDSSGRQVTEVVVNHQGEQRRFKGDIVVVSAGAANSARLLLMSANDSHPKGLANSSDQVGRNYMYHNCKAVVALAHEPNTTVFQKTVAVHDWYFGDKDFDFPMGNLQMTGKTNGAMMKGYKPLLTAPAPTWGMDRIAEHSIDFWLQTEDLPRPDNRVTVNQDGQIKLSYTPTNNKASQELVNRLEGLLDKLYLKNHLAERQVYFASSMDIAAVGHQSGTCRFGEDPATSVLDTNCRTHDVDNLYVVDTSFFPSSSAVNPSLTAIANAIRVADHLKERLG; encoded by the coding sequence ATGGATCACGTCACCCTCGCCGCCAATCGCCATACACCGATTGAACCGAATGCTGACCACTTTGACGTGGTGATCATCGGCAGTGGCGCCGGCGGTGGCTCACTGGCCCGTGCACTCGCCAGTTCTGGATATTCGATTTTGATCCTGGAGCGTGGGGGCTGGCTACCGCGGGAGCCACAGAACTGGGACCCGGCGGAGGTGTTCCAGAAAGATCGTTATGTCTCCACTGATCACTGGCTGGATAAACACGGCAAGAGCTTCCAGCCTGGGAGCCACTATTTTGTTGGCGGCGCTTCAAAGATGTACGGAGCTGCCCACTTTCGCCTAAGAGAACGCGACTTCGAGTCGGTGATTCATGTGGATGGCGAATCACCGGAATGGCCAGTCAAGTACGACGTTTTCGAGCCGTATTACCGCAAAGCAGAGGAGTGGTACCACGTGCATGGACTGCGTGGCGAGGATCCGACCGAGCCACCGGCCTCCTCTTCCTACCCCTACGCGCCAATCAGCCATGAACCGCGCATGCAGAAGCTGGTCAACGACCTGCGCTCCGCAGGCTTGCATCCATTTCACGCCCCGACAGGAGTCGCCCTCAACGAGGTCAATCCAGCCTTTAGCGACTGTGTGCGCTGCAACCGCTGCGATGGCTTCCCTTGTCTGGTACATGCCAAGGGTGACGCTGAAGTAATGGGGGTGCGACCTGCCCTCGACCATGACAACGTCATGCTGCTCACAGAAGCAGAAGTGCTCAGGCTCAACACCGACAGCAGCGGCAGACAGGTGACGGAAGTGGTGGTGAACCACCAGGGTGAGCAACGGCGCTTCAAAGGTGACATTGTGGTGGTCTCCGCAGGAGCCGCCAATTCAGCACGATTGCTGCTGATGTCGGCTAACGACTCTCACCCCAAGGGACTGGCCAACAGTTCCGACCAGGTGGGCCGGAATTATATGTATCACAACTGCAAGGCAGTGGTAGCTCTTGCCCATGAGCCCAATACCACGGTCTTCCAAAAGACGGTGGCAGTTCATGACTGGTATTTCGGAGACAAAGACTTCGACTTCCCCATGGGCAATTTGCAAATGACGGGGAAAACCAATGGGGCAATGATGAAGGGTTACAAACCACTACTCACCGCACCTGCACCCACCTGGGGCATGGACCGAATCGCGGAACACTCCATTGATTTCTGGCTTCAAACCGAAGATCTGCCACGACCCGACAACCGCGTCACAGTGAATCAGGATGGTCAGATCAAACTCAGCTATACACCCACCAACAACAAAGCCTCCCAGGAACTGGTCAACCGACTGGAAGGCCTACTCGACAAGCTTTATCTGAAGAATCACTTGGCTGAACGGCAGGTTTACTTCGCATCCTCCATGGACATTGCGGCAGTGGGACACCAGTCTGGAACCTGCCGTTTCGGAGAAGACCCAGCGACTTCGGTGCTGGATACCAACTGTCGCACGCACGATGTTGACAATCTCTATGTCGTTGACACCAGCTTCTTTCCCAGCAGCTCAGCGGTGAATCCATCACTCACCGCCATTGCCAATGCCATCCGGGTCGCGGATCACCTCAAGGAGAGGCTGGGCTGA